From a single Streptomyces sp. NBC_00377 genomic region:
- a CDS encoding branched-chain amino acid aminotransferase translates to MTTPTIELKPSASPTTAAERQAILANPGFGRHFTDHMVTIKWTEGRGWHDGQLVPYAPIPLDPATNVLHYAQEIFEGLKAYRRPDGSVATFRPDQNAKRFQRSARRLAMPELPVETFIEACDALVGQDKDWVPAHGGEESLYLRPFMIATEVGLGVKPANEYLFLVIASPAGAYFPGGVKPVSIWVSEEHVRAVPGGMGDAKTGGNYAASLLAQAEAAAQGCAQVCYLDAVERKWVEELGGMNLYFVYEDKIITPSLTGSILEGVTRDSLLTVARDLGYRAEEGRVSVEQWQRDSENGTLKEVFACGTAAVITPVGTVKRTGGEWQQSGGEPGEVTRELRRALLDIQRGTAEDKHGWMHELG, encoded by the coding sequence ATGACGACGCCCACGATCGAGCTCAAGCCCTCCGCCAGCCCCACCACCGCCGCCGAGCGGCAGGCGATCCTGGCGAACCCCGGGTTCGGCCGCCACTTCACCGACCACATGGTGACGATCAAGTGGACCGAGGGCCGCGGCTGGCACGACGGCCAGCTCGTCCCGTACGCGCCGATCCCCCTGGACCCGGCCACCAACGTCCTGCACTACGCGCAGGAGATCTTCGAGGGCCTGAAGGCGTACCGCCGCCCCGACGGCTCCGTCGCCACGTTCCGCCCGGACCAGAACGCCAAGCGCTTCCAGCGGTCCGCCCGCCGCCTCGCCATGCCCGAACTCCCGGTCGAGACGTTCATCGAGGCGTGCGACGCGCTCGTCGGCCAGGACAAGGACTGGGTGCCGGCGCACGGCGGCGAGGAGTCCCTCTACCTGCGCCCCTTCATGATCGCGACCGAGGTCGGTCTGGGCGTCAAGCCGGCCAACGAGTACCTGTTCCTCGTCATCGCCTCACCGGCCGGCGCCTACTTCCCGGGCGGCGTCAAGCCCGTCTCCATCTGGGTCTCCGAGGAGCACGTCCGCGCCGTCCCCGGTGGCATGGGCGACGCCAAGACGGGCGGCAACTACGCCGCCTCGCTGCTCGCCCAGGCCGAGGCCGCCGCCCAGGGCTGCGCCCAGGTCTGCTACCTCGACGCGGTCGAGCGCAAGTGGGTCGAGGAGCTCGGCGGCATGAACCTGTACTTCGTGTACGAAGACAAGATCATCACGCCGTCGCTGACGGGCTCCATCCTGGAGGGCGTCACCCGCGACTCCCTCCTCACCGTCGCCCGCGACCTCGGCTACCGGGCCGAGGAGGGCCGGGTCTCCGTCGAGCAGTGGCAGCGCGACTCGGAGAACGGCACGCTGAAGGAGGTCTTCGCCTGCGGGACCGCCGCGGTGATCACCCCGGTCGGCACGGTCAAGCGCACCGGTGGCGAGTGGCAGCAGTCGGGTGGCGAGCCCGGCGAGGTGACCCGCGAGCTCCGCCGGGCCCTGCTGGACATCCAGCGCGGCACGGCC
- a CDS encoding 3-isopropylmalate dehydrogenase — translation MSRSLNLAVIPGDGIGQEVVAEGLKILSAVLPQDVKLETKEYDFGARRYHATGETLTDADAEALKQHDAILLGAIGDPSVPSGVLERGFLLKLRFLFDHHVNLRPSKLLPGVATPLAGQPEIDFIVVREGTEGPYTGNGGTIRKGTPHEVATEVSVNTAFGVERVVRDAFTRAQARPRKKLTLVHKNNVLAFAGHLWTNIFNQVAQEFPDVTTDYIHVDAATIYLVTDPARFDVIVTDNLFGDIITDLAAAVSGGIGVAASGNINPSREFPSMFEPVHGSAPDIAGQGKADPTATVLSVALLLRHLGYDAEAVRIEDAVSADLAERGSLPARSTSEIGDALSVRVAG, via the coding sequence ATGTCTCGCAGCCTCAATCTCGCAGTGATCCCCGGTGACGGCATCGGCCAGGAGGTCGTGGCCGAAGGTCTCAAGATCCTCTCCGCCGTCCTCCCGCAGGACGTGAAGCTGGAGACCAAGGAGTACGACTTCGGCGCGCGGCGCTACCACGCCACCGGTGAGACCCTCACCGACGCGGACGCCGAGGCGCTCAAGCAGCACGACGCCATCCTGCTCGGCGCGATCGGCGACCCGAGCGTCCCCTCCGGTGTTCTGGAGCGGGGTTTCCTGCTCAAGCTGCGCTTCCTCTTCGACCACCACGTCAACCTGCGTCCGTCGAAGCTCCTGCCGGGTGTCGCCACCCCGCTGGCCGGCCAGCCCGAGATCGACTTCATCGTGGTCCGCGAGGGCACCGAGGGCCCCTACACCGGCAACGGCGGCACGATCCGCAAGGGCACCCCGCACGAGGTCGCCACCGAGGTCTCCGTGAACACGGCCTTCGGGGTCGAGCGCGTGGTCCGGGACGCCTTCACCCGCGCCCAGGCCCGCCCGCGCAAGAAGCTGACGCTGGTCCACAAGAACAACGTGCTGGCCTTCGCCGGTCACCTGTGGACGAACATCTTCAACCAGGTGGCCCAGGAGTTCCCCGACGTCACCACGGACTACATCCACGTGGACGCCGCGACGATCTACCTCGTCACGGACCCCGCGCGCTTCGACGTCATCGTCACCGACAACCTCTTCGGCGACATCATCACCGACCTCGCCGCGGCCGTCTCCGGCGGCATCGGCGTCGCCGCGAGCGGGAACATCAACCCCTCCCGCGAGTTCCCCTCGATGTTCGAGCCCGTGCACGGCTCGGCCCCGGACATCGCCGGCCAGGGCAAGGCGGACCCCACTGCCACGGTCCTGTCCGTCGCCCTGCTCCTGCGCCACCTCGGCTACGACGCAGAGGCGGTCCGCATCGAGGACGCCGTCTCCGCCGACCTGGCGGAGCGCGGCTCGCTGCCCGCGCGCAGCACCTCCGAGATCGGTGACGCACTCTCCGTACGAGTAGCCGGCTGA
- a CDS encoding alpha/beta fold hydrolase yields the protein MTLDARPQVRHRTVTVRGHEVYYREAGPADAPVLLLLHGFPSSSHMFRDLIPLLADRYRVLAPDHLGFGRSAAPADFTWTFDELAALTEEFTQQLGLKKFALYIQDYGSPIGLRLALAHPDRVTAIITQNGNAYEEGLGAQAWAPVRALIAERTPRTEAPVREISSPEGIRWQYLHGVPPEHRDLVSPDAYEHDAALMARPGQSEIQLDLISDYGSNFALYPAFQEYFRTSQVPLLAVWGAGDEIFVPAGALAFRRDLPGAEVHLLPTGHFALETHAGQIAALTRDFLERHLTG from the coding sequence ATGACCCTCGACGCCAGGCCCCAGGTCCGTCACCGCACCGTCACCGTCCGCGGCCATGAGGTGTACTACCGGGAGGCGGGCCCGGCCGACGCGCCCGTCCTGCTGCTCCTGCACGGCTTCCCCAGCAGCTCGCACATGTTCCGCGACCTGATCCCGCTGCTCGCCGACCGCTACCGCGTCCTGGCCCCCGACCACCTCGGCTTCGGCCGTTCGGCGGCGCCCGCCGACTTCACCTGGACCTTCGACGAACTGGCCGCGCTCACCGAGGAGTTCACACAACAACTCGGTCTGAAGAAGTTCGCGCTCTACATCCAGGACTACGGCTCCCCCATCGGTCTGCGCCTCGCCCTCGCCCATCCCGACCGCGTCACCGCGATCATCACCCAGAACGGCAACGCGTACGAGGAAGGACTGGGCGCACAGGCCTGGGCACCGGTACGGGCGCTGATCGCGGAGCGCACCCCGCGGACGGAAGCCCCGGTGCGGGAGATCAGCAGCCCCGAGGGAATCAGGTGGCAGTACCTGCACGGGGTTCCCCCCGAGCACCGGGACCTGGTGAGCCCGGACGCGTACGAGCACGACGCCGCCCTCATGGCCCGGCCCGGCCAGTCGGAGATCCAGCTCGACCTGATCTCCGACTACGGCTCCAACTTCGCCCTCTACCCGGCCTTCCAGGAGTACTTCCGCACCAGCCAGGTCCCGCTGCTGGCGGTCTGGGGCGCAGGCGACGAGATCTTCGTGCCGGCCGGCGCGCTCGCCTTCCGGCGGGACCTGCCCGGAGCGGAGGTGCATCTGCTGCCCACCGGGCACTTCGCCCTGGAGACGCACGCGGGACAGATCGCGGCGCTCACCCGGGACTTCCTCGAACGCCACCTGACCGGCTGA
- the pruA gene encoding L-glutamate gamma-semialdehyde dehydrogenase: MDAVTQVPTPVNEPVHGYAPGSPERARLEAKLKELADNPIDLPCTIGGEHRMGGGERFDVVQPHNHKARLGTYANATRQDAQDAVDAALAAAPAWRAMSFDDRAAIILRAAELLAGPWRETLAASTMLGQSKTAQQAEIDCPCELVDFWRFNVAYARQILAEQPPANSPGVWNRLDHRPLEGFVYAITPFNFTAIAGNLPTAPALMGNVVVWKPSPTQTHAAVLLMRLLEEAGLPKGVINLVTGDGLEVSEVALNHRDLAGIHFTGSTKTFQYLWKTVGANIEKYRSYPRLVGETGGKDFVVAHPSADRAVLKTALTRGAFEYQGQKCSATSRAYIPASIWNSGFKEEFAAEVDYLTMGDVTDLANFVGAVIDERSFAKNKAAIDRAKADPTCTVVAGGSYDDSVGWFVRPTVVECTDPENEVFTTEYFGPFLAVHVYDDSAPDAYEAMLTQMESVSDYALTGSVISGDRAAAAYTMEKLRYAAGNFYINDKSTGAVVGQQPFGGGRASGTDDKAGAPQNLMRWTLTRAIKETLVPPTDYTYPHMG; encoded by the coding sequence ATGGACGCGGTAACCCAGGTCCCCACCCCCGTCAACGAGCCGGTGCACGGCTACGCCCCCGGCTCGCCGGAGCGCGCCCGGCTGGAGGCCAAGCTCAAGGAGCTCGCCGACAACCCGATCGACCTGCCCTGCACCATCGGCGGCGAGCACCGGATGGGCGGCGGTGAGCGCTTCGACGTCGTGCAGCCGCACAACCACAAGGCCCGACTCGGCACCTATGCCAACGCCACCCGGCAGGACGCGCAGGACGCGGTCGACGCGGCCCTCGCCGCCGCGCCCGCCTGGCGCGCGATGTCCTTCGACGACCGTGCCGCCATCATCCTGCGCGCCGCCGAACTGCTCGCCGGTCCCTGGCGCGAGACCCTCGCCGCCTCCACCATGCTCGGCCAGTCGAAGACCGCCCAGCAGGCGGAGATCGACTGTCCCTGTGAACTGGTCGACTTCTGGCGCTTCAACGTCGCCTACGCCCGCCAGATCCTGGCCGAGCAGCCCCCGGCGAACTCCCCGGGCGTGTGGAACCGCCTCGACCACCGCCCGCTCGAGGGCTTCGTCTACGCGATCACGCCGTTCAACTTCACGGCGATCGCGGGCAACCTGCCGACCGCGCCCGCTCTGATGGGCAACGTGGTCGTGTGGAAGCCGTCCCCGACGCAGACCCACGCCGCCGTGCTGCTCATGCGCCTCCTCGAGGAGGCCGGGCTGCCCAAGGGCGTCATCAACCTGGTCACCGGCGACGGCCTCGAGGTCTCCGAGGTGGCCCTGAACCACCGCGATCTCGCCGGTATCCACTTCACCGGCTCCACCAAGACCTTCCAGTACCTGTGGAAGACGGTCGGCGCCAACATCGAGAAGTACCGCTCCTACCCGCGTCTGGTCGGCGAGACCGGCGGCAAGGACTTCGTCGTCGCCCACCCGAGCGCGGACCGCGCGGTCCTGAAGACGGCGCTCACCCGTGGCGCCTTCGAGTACCAGGGCCAGAAGTGCAGCGCGACCTCCCGGGCCTACATCCCGGCGTCGATCTGGAACTCCGGCTTCAAGGAGGAGTTCGCGGCCGAGGTCGACTACCTGACCATGGGTGACGTCACCGACCTCGCCAACTTCGTCGGCGCCGTCATCGACGAGCGTTCCTTCGCCAAGAACAAGGCGGCGATCGACCGTGCGAAGGCCGACCCGACCTGCACGGTCGTGGCGGGCGGCTCCTACGACGACTCGGTCGGCTGGTTCGTCCGCCCGACCGTCGTCGAGTGCACCGACCCGGAGAACGAGGTCTTCACGACCGAGTACTTCGGCCCGTTCCTCGCCGTGCACGTGTACGACGACAGCGCGCCCGACGCGTACGAGGCCATGCTGACGCAGATGGAGTCGGTGTCGGACTACGCGCTGACCGGCTCGGTCATCTCGGGGGACCGCGCGGCCGCCGCGTACACGATGGAGAAGCTGCGTTACGCGGCCGGCAACTTCTACATCAACGACAAGTCCACCGGCGCCGTCGTCGGCCAGCAGCCCTTCGGCGGCGGCCGGGCCTCCGGCACCGACGACAAGGCGGGCGCCCCGCAGAACCTGATGCGGTGGACCCTGACCCGCGCCATCAAGGAGACGCTGGTCCCGCCGACCGACTACACGTACCCGCACATGGGCTGA